One part of the Bacteroidia bacterium genome encodes these proteins:
- a CDS encoding serine hydrolase, with translation MKKTTKLLILLGLSSIIFSCKAPDPLLELERDIKEEFSNGTGDFALAFKDLNVGTELLIDAGEKFHAASTMKTPVMIEVYKQSKEGLFELDDSLEVKNIFYSIVDSSRYSLNSEDDSEHELYQGVGEKRSIRDLVYDMIIVSSNLATNIVIDLVDARKVTQSMRELGAMDIEVLRGVEDIKAYRAGLSNSTTAKDLMIIFEKLAKGETVDQRASSEMIETLLDQKFNDIIPVHLPDEVKVAHKTGSITALHHDSGIVFLPDGRNYVLVLLSKNLEDFEKGTQTLARVSKLIYEYMTRELE, from the coding sequence CTGTAAAGCTCCAGATCCCCTCCTGGAATTGGAAAGGGATATCAAAGAAGAGTTTTCGAATGGGACTGGTGATTTCGCCCTGGCTTTTAAAGACCTAAACGTGGGAACCGAGCTACTGATAGATGCTGGTGAAAAATTCCATGCAGCCAGTACGATGAAAACTCCTGTGATGATTGAAGTATATAAGCAGTCGAAAGAAGGATTATTTGAATTGGATGATTCTTTAGAGGTGAAAAACATCTTTTACAGCATTGTCGATAGTAGCCGCTACAGCTTGAATTCGGAGGACGATAGTGAACATGAACTCTATCAGGGCGTAGGCGAAAAACGGAGCATCCGGGATCTGGTGTATGATATGATCATTGTGAGTAGCAATCTGGCAACCAATATCGTGATTGATTTGGTGGATGCGCGGAAAGTTACCCAAAGTATGCGTGAGCTGGGAGCTATGGATATCGAAGTACTAAGAGGGGTAGAGGATATCAAGGCTTATCGGGCAGGTTTAAGCAATTCGACTACCGCCAAAGATTTGATGATCATTTTTGAAAAGTTGGCTAAAGGTGAAACGGTTGACCAAAGAGCTTCTTCAGAAATGATCGAAACCCTCCTGGATCAGAAATTCAATGACATCATTCCTGTCCATTTACCGGATGAAGTCAAGGTGGCACATAAAACGGGGAGCATCACAGCCTTACATCATGATTCCGGAATCGTCTTTCTTCCCGATGGTAGAAATTATGTATTGGTATTGTTGTCAAAAAATCTTGAAGACTTCGAAAAAGGGACCCAGACGCTGGCGAGGGTTTCTAAATTGATCTATGAATACATGACAAGAGAGCTAGAATAA
- a CDS encoding sulfatase encodes MYRTLFISLSLLFLLSCQSEKKEKARPNVLFILADDYGFHDSGVMGSTYYDTPNIDAIALNGMIFENGYAACQVCSPSRAAIMTGKAPARLRITDWIGARTGEEWRTLNRHNKLLPAANRDQLSFEDLSLAEAMKEEGYKTFFAGKWHLGSKGSWPTDHGFDINKGGWEKGSPMGGFYAPWDNPNLEAKYEGESLPIRLGEETADFIRSHKDTNFFAFLSFYAVHGPIQTTEEKWKKYRDRAEEQGIAEKGFMMERRLPIRQVQDNPVYAGLVESMDDAIGIVLNTLKELGLDKNTIVVFTSDNGGVASGDAYSTSNLPLRGGKGYQWEGGIREPYFISVPWLSHKGTRTSVPAIGMDFYPTILDLIGAEARPEQHMDGTSLLPVLMGNEIEERSLFWHYPHYGNQGGDPSSIIRAGAWKMIHYYEDGVKELYNLRDDPTESNDLASQNPEVLAVLAAEMEAWLKEVNADFPQNDPQFKEKLWRERQAKIVSELLPRLEQRRTDYLSKDFDPENNWWDSGLRD; translated from the coding sequence ATGTACCGCACACTTTTCATTTCACTTAGCCTGCTGTTCCTTTTATCCTGTCAATCGGAAAAAAAGGAAAAAGCCCGTCCCAATGTCTTATTCATCTTGGCGGATGATTATGGGTTTCACGATTCGGGTGTGATGGGCAGTACCTATTACGATACTCCCAATATAGATGCGATAGCCCTGAATGGGATGATCTTCGAAAATGGCTATGCCGCCTGCCAGGTATGTAGTCCTTCCCGGGCAGCTATCATGACGGGTAAAGCTCCGGCAAGATTGCGGATTACAGACTGGATAGGTGCAAGAACAGGAGAAGAATGGCGGACCCTCAATCGCCATAATAAATTGCTTCCAGCAGCAAATAGAGATCAACTCTCATTTGAAGATTTGAGTTTAGCTGAAGCCATGAAAGAGGAAGGTTATAAGACCTTTTTTGCTGGCAAGTGGCACCTGGGTTCAAAAGGTAGTTGGCCTACAGATCATGGTTTCGATATCAATAAAGGAGGATGGGAGAAAGGTAGTCCTATGGGAGGCTTTTATGCTCCCTGGGATAACCCCAATCTGGAAGCAAAATACGAGGGGGAAAGCCTTCCCATTAGGTTAGGAGAGGAAACTGCTGATTTCATCCGCAGTCATAAGGACACCAATTTCTTCGCCTTCCTTTCCTTTTATGCCGTCCACGGTCCCATTCAAACCACAGAAGAAAAATGGAAGAAATATAGAGATCGAGCAGAAGAACAGGGAATCGCTGAGAAGGGATTTATGATGGAAAGGCGTTTGCCAATTAGACAAGTTCAGGACAATCCGGTCTATGCAGGTTTGGTGGAAAGTATGGACGATGCCATAGGAATTGTGTTAAATACCCTCAAAGAATTGGGCCTCGATAAAAATACCATAGTTGTTTTCACTTCTGATAATGGAGGAGTAGCTTCTGGAGATGCTTATTCTACTTCCAATCTTCCCTTGCGAGGAGGGAAAGGCTATCAATGGGAGGGGGGAATCAGAGAACCCTATTTTATTTCTGTGCCCTGGTTGAGTCATAAAGGAACAAGAACTTCTGTTCCCGCGATAGGAATGGATTTCTATCCAACCATCCTGGACCTCATTGGAGCAGAAGCAAGGCCAGAGCAGCACATGGATGGGACAAGTCTTTTGCCCGTTTTGATGGGCAATGAAATAGAAGAAAGATCACTTTTCTGGCATTATCCTCATTATGGAAACCAGGGGGGAGATCCTTCTAGCATAATTCGTGCGGGTGCCTGGAAAATGATTCATTATTATGAAGATGGAGTAAAAGAGCTTTACAATTTGAGGGACGATCCAACAGAAAGTAATGATCTGGCGTCCCAAAATCCAGAGGTCTTAGCAGTATTGGCAGCCGAAATGGAAGCCTGGTTGAAGGAGGTGAATGCCGACTTCCCACAAAATGATCCTCAATTCAAGGAAAAACTTTGGAGAGAAAGGCAGGCAAAAATAGTGTCGGAACTATTACCCCGATTGGAACAAAGAAGGACAGACTATTTATCTAAAGACTTTGACCCTGAAAATAATTGGTGGGACAGTGGATTAAGAGATTAG
- a CDS encoding DUF1080 domain-containing protein: MNKLFPILISIVLLTNLSGIAQDVPPIDWAEVNRTQAFKATEVWEPVPRKVTPAPSFSVPAPSDAIVLFDGSDLSGWHTPKYGYGARMDNVEDIIRVKKENPSFSDAKWLVKDGYMEVKPGSGAIETKQAFGDIQLHIEWLSPVMPGKADQGYGNSGVFLMGLYEIQVLNSYENMTYPNGQAGALYKQSIPMVNASRPPGEWQSYDIVFNAPRFDDENELIRPATVTVFHNGLLIQNNFQLEGPCIFLGKPYYTPHDNKLPILLQDHGDKVRFRNIWVREL, translated from the coding sequence ATGAATAAGCTTTTCCCTATACTCATATCTATCGTTTTATTGACAAATCTTTCCGGTATTGCCCAAGATGTCCCGCCTATAGATTGGGCAGAAGTAAACCGAACCCAAGCCTTTAAGGCAACAGAAGTTTGGGAACCCGTTCCCAGGAAAGTAACTCCAGCACCTTCTTTTTCCGTACCAGCACCTTCAGACGCTATCGTTCTTTTTGATGGCTCTGACCTTTCTGGATGGCACACCCCCAAGTATGGCTATGGTGCCCGTATGGATAATGTTGAAGATATTATCAGGGTAAAGAAAGAAAATCCTTCCTTCTCTGATGCAAAATGGCTAGTGAAAGATGGCTATATGGAAGTAAAGCCCGGTTCTGGTGCCATTGAAACCAAGCAAGCTTTCGGAGACATCCAATTGCATATCGAATGGCTTAGTCCTGTGATGCCGGGCAAAGCAGATCAGGGATACGGAAATAGTGGCGTTTTTCTTATGGGCCTTTATGAAATTCAGGTCTTGAATTCCTATGAAAACATGACCTATCCTAATGGACAGGCAGGAGCCTTATACAAGCAAAGCATTCCTATGGTAAATGCCTCTCGCCCTCCGGGTGAATGGCAATCCTATGACATCGTTTTCAATGCGCCTCGTTTTGACGATGAAAACGAATTGATTCGCCCCGCAACAGTCACTGTCTTCCACAATGGCTTACTGATTCAGAATAATTTCCAATTGGAGGGACCTTGTATCTTTTTGGGTAAGCCCTATTATACGCCCCATGATAATAAGCTGCCGATCCTGCTACAGGATCATGGAGATAAGGTTCGTTTTCGAAACATTTGGGTGAGAGAGCTTTAG
- a CDS encoding sulfatase, producing MNRILLLLIPILLYSCQEKETEKASSPNIILFFVDDMGWQDTSVPFWTEETPFNKRYHTPNMERLASEGMKFTQAYATAVCSPTRVSLLSGMNAAKHRVTNWTLRPDKIQPMESNHEHLSFPFWNVNGLSPDTNTAHAVHVTPFPQILKDHGYRTIHAGKAHFGAIGTPGSDPLNLGFEVNIAGHAAGAPKSYLGIENFGNTPKFEGTPWPVPGLEKYHGEDIFLTEALTREAKSAIETSLNEEKPFFLYMALYGIHTPIMPDNRFVQKYYDAGLDTVEAKYASMIEAMDKSLGDLMDLLEARKVDEETIILFMSDNGGLSAHTRAGEKHIHNRPLSSGKGSSHEGGIREPMIVKWSGKVQAGSMNPNYLIIEDFYPTILEMAGIGEFESLQKIDGKSFVVELEAPASGTQERALYWHYPNEWGPSGPGIGAFSSIRKGDFKLIYYHLDQSFELFNIREDIGESRNLYPDDHQSFGQLAKELGNYLRESEAQMPSLKSTGIQVPYPDELL from the coding sequence ATGAATCGCATACTACTACTACTTATCCCCATCCTTCTTTACTCCTGTCAGGAAAAAGAAACCGAAAAAGCCTCCTCTCCCAACATCATCCTCTTCTTTGTTGATGACATGGGTTGGCAGGATACTTCTGTTCCTTTTTGGACGGAAGAAACCCCTTTCAATAAGCGCTATCATACCCCGAACATGGAACGCCTAGCTAGTGAGGGGATGAAGTTTACCCAGGCCTATGCAACGGCAGTTTGTTCACCCACTCGCGTAAGCCTACTATCGGGTATGAATGCAGCCAAACATCGGGTAACCAATTGGACCCTGAGGCCTGACAAGATTCAACCTATGGAAAGCAATCATGAGCATCTTAGCTTTCCCTTCTGGAATGTCAATGGTTTAAGTCCGGATACCAATACAGCTCATGCGGTTCATGTTACCCCCTTTCCACAGATCCTCAAAGATCATGGCTACCGAACCATCCATGCAGGCAAAGCCCATTTTGGAGCCATAGGAACTCCGGGTTCTGATCCGCTAAATCTGGGATTTGAGGTAAATATTGCAGGGCATGCAGCAGGAGCGCCTAAAAGCTATTTGGGTATTGAAAACTTTGGCAATACGCCTAAATTCGAGGGAACTCCCTGGCCCGTTCCTGGCCTTGAGAAATACCATGGAGAAGACATCTTTCTGACAGAAGCATTAACCCGAGAAGCCAAAAGCGCAATCGAAACAAGCCTGAATGAGGAGAAGCCTTTCTTTCTCTACATGGCCCTATACGGTATTCACACCCCCATCATGCCCGACAATCGTTTTGTTCAGAAATATTATGATGCAGGTCTGGATACGGTGGAGGCTAAATATGCTTCGATGATTGAGGCTATGGATAAGAGTTTGGGAGATTTGATGGATTTGTTGGAAGCAAGGAAGGTAGATGAAGAAACCATCATTTTATTCATGTCGGACAATGGAGGACTTAGTGCTCATACGAGGGCAGGGGAGAAGCATATCCACAATCGCCCTTTGTCAAGCGGAAAAGGATCGAGCCATGAAGGAGGAATAAGAGAACCCATGATTGTAAAATGGTCAGGAAAAGTACAGGCTGGATCGATGAATCCCAATTACCTAATCATTGAAGATTTTTATCCGACCATATTGGAGATGGCCGGAATAGGAGAATTTGAAAGTTTACAGAAAATAGATGGGAAGAGTTTTGTCGTAGAATTGGAAGCCCCAGCTTCCGGAACACAAGAGCGAGCCCTTTACTGGCATTATCCCAATGAATGGGGCCCAAGTGGTCCGGGCATAGGTGCTTTTTCTTCTATCCGCAAAGGGGATTTTAAACTTATTTATTATCATCTGGACCAAAGTTTTGAACTCTTCAATATCAGAGAGGATATAGGGGAAAGTAGAAACCTCTATCCTGATGATCATCAAAGCTTCGGACAGCTGGCGAAAGAGTTGGGAAACTATCTCCGGGAAAGCGAAGCCCAGATGCCCTCACTAAAAAGTACGGGCATCCAGGTTCCCTATCCGGATGAACTATTGTAG
- a CDS encoding serine hydrolase: MTITTQKQQIGFILIFVFLFACKEKESHLSKRAQEFELDTPYVPPPGDALSHHASGFAKILCSAVFITGLDFDFAAEHIGYFSAPYEERKKFSSRSLNEEEKSVTVELPNGVKRKAIYVGDQGCICLGEGEDQLHYQPKAISSSLPPADSLPWPMGDLLEDKPLPDELDVEKIKAAEAAAFATPEGLTAAFVVSWKGRIIAEKYREGLNMNTQLESWSMGKSLTATLMASLIQKGVYELDQKAPVPEWQEGNDPRAEIRISDILRMSSGLRFRAPQDPDFDPDMGYPDHLYVYTGGVNSFHYAATRPQQWPPNTIGRYRNSDPVLANYLVRLGVEGMGEDYLSYPQRALFDKIGVRHMVMETDPYGNFLLQGYEFGTARDWNRLGMLYLQDGVWNGERILAEGFVDFASHLAPAWKADERPIYGGFFWINGEGDFAVPKDAYFMAGAGGQFTIIVPSHDLVVVKLSHYSGSEKSGEDLNVALKLLMEAVPESK, from the coding sequence ATGACTATTACTACTCAGAAGCAGCAAATCGGGTTTATCCTGATATTTGTATTCCTTTTTGCCTGTAAAGAAAAGGAATCTCATCTAAGTAAGCGGGCGCAAGAATTCGAACTGGATACTCCTTATGTTCCACCTCCGGGAGATGCCTTGTCCCATCATGCCTCGGGCTTTGCAAAAATTCTATGTTCGGCTGTTTTTATCACTGGCCTTGATTTTGATTTTGCAGCTGAACATATCGGATATTTCTCCGCTCCTTATGAGGAAAGGAAAAAGTTTAGCAGCCGAAGTCTGAATGAGGAGGAAAAATCTGTAACGGTAGAATTGCCAAATGGCGTAAAACGCAAAGCTATATATGTGGGTGATCAGGGATGTATTTGCCTTGGAGAAGGAGAGGATCAATTGCATTATCAGCCGAAAGCAATCTCTTCATCTCTTCCTCCCGCAGACAGTTTGCCCTGGCCTATGGGAGACCTACTTGAAGATAAGCCCTTGCCCGATGAATTGGATGTTGAAAAAATTAAAGCAGCTGAAGCTGCTGCCTTTGCAACTCCAGAAGGCCTTACTGCAGCTTTCGTGGTGAGTTGGAAAGGAAGGATTATAGCGGAAAAGTATCGCGAAGGATTAAATATGAATACCCAATTGGAAAGTTGGTCGATGGGCAAAAGCTTGACAGCTACCCTCATGGCAAGCTTAATCCAGAAAGGAGTTTATGAGTTGGACCAAAAAGCTCCCGTACCGGAGTGGCAGGAAGGGAATGATCCTCGTGCAGAAATTCGCATATCCGATATTCTACGCATGTCCAGCGGCTTGCGATTCCGGGCTCCCCAGGACCCTGACTTTGATCCCGATATGGGCTATCCCGATCACCTATATGTATATACAGGAGGAGTCAATTCATTTCACTATGCAGCTACTCGTCCTCAACAGTGGCCTCCCAATACCATCGGGCGCTATAGAAATTCTGATCCCGTACTGGCCAATTATCTGGTAAGACTGGGAGTTGAAGGCATGGGTGAAGATTATCTATCCTATCCACAGCGAGCTTTATTTGATAAAATTGGCGTAAGGCATATGGTTATGGAAACGGACCCTTACGGAAATTTTCTCTTGCAGGGATATGAGTTTGGTACCGCTAGAGACTGGAATCGTCTCGGCATGCTCTATTTACAAGATGGTGTATGGAATGGAGAACGCATTTTAGCAGAAGGCTTTGTTGATTTCGCTAGTCATTTGGCTCCTGCCTGGAAAGCGGATGAGCGGCCGATTTATGGAGGCTTTTTCTGGATCAATGGAGAAGGAGATTTTGCGGTTCCCAAAGATGCATATTTCATGGCTGGAGCCGGAGGTCAATTTACCATCATAGTTCCATCTCATGATTTGGTGGTGGTGAAGTTGAGTCACTATAGTGGGAGTGAGAAGAGTGGAGAAGATCTCAATGTAGCGCTTAAATTATTGATGGAAGCGGTTCCTGAGAGTAAGTAA
- a CDS encoding bifunctional fucokinase/fucose-1-phosphate guanylyltransferase, which produces MCSQEKQKMRVLLSLPPKLSHDFHQIENKSQEDYFCAHDPLGAKLGSAGATVHIMESAWRDSGRTENLSSWLPSQKRIIIHAGGQSRRLPAYAPSGKILTPMPLLSWARGQKYGQHLLDLQLPLLEALMKKAPPKLNTLIACGDALIRNSGKLPHLPEVDVLCLGLWAKPEVASRHGVFFTPRNNPNEWAFSLQKPKQAEILDLIDEYHYLIDLGIWLLSDKAVKLLFKKCGWEGKSQEFKQVHPNYYDLYGEFGLYLGNEPQLKDPEIQELSCAVVRLSEGEFYHFGRTDELIHSSIALRNLHPVPDKEKIKSIKNPRVFTQNSRIDIPLNSFQDNIWIENSHVSEGWKLGRRHMISGIPENEWTLHFQDDVCLDIVPIGENQFCLRPYGFSDLFKARIKEANWMGNSLWYWLKKRSIDKNQLDWDLERDIQKTALFPLIERSEMDADFIQWMIDPEPKVNDAFTALWLRERLTAEDLSNQANLTRLYNQRDLFKKENLEQLLKKTSIRWISRLDLAALAEEYKRLGIVPDGTEALPKKAGMDKIHTAMFMYQYLRDKNEDQARLWEAEAFAALRGLIKGKHKKNRQNPKRKLLEDQLIITRAPLRMDLAGGWSDTPPYCLNYGGQVLNVAININGQAPIEVIVKASGKDHFKLNSIDQGLQEEVDSFDSLSKYDQLGEAFAIPKAALALAGFLPAYAKHPEENLASQIQRAGGGLEINLLAAVPKGSGLGTSSILATAVLAGISEAYKLGWSKMEIGNKVLILEQMLTSGGGWQDQYGGLFPGVKYLETRPGKNQSPEIHYVEGSKWEEAEYSDRLLLYYTGITRIAHNILGEIVRGMFLNSEEHLQHLHRIFQHGRETYELAIHGNYERFAKMVAKSWELNKALDSGTNPPQVEQIMKQIEPHIYGAKLLGAGGGGFLFIMAKGKEEADKVKETLQKSPPNKQARFVDFSVSKKGLQIIRT; this is translated from the coding sequence ATCTGTTCTCAGGAAAAACAGAAGATGCGCGTATTATTGTCTCTACCCCCAAAGCTCTCACATGATTTTCATCAGATAGAAAATAAGTCTCAGGAAGACTATTTTTGTGCGCATGATCCGCTGGGAGCGAAATTAGGCTCTGCAGGGGCAACCGTTCATATCATGGAATCAGCCTGGAGAGATAGCGGGCGGACTGAGAACTTGAGTAGCTGGTTACCTTCCCAAAAAAGAATCATCATTCATGCAGGCGGTCAGAGTCGAAGATTGCCCGCTTATGCACCTTCCGGAAAAATCCTGACTCCTATGCCTTTGCTTTCCTGGGCACGGGGACAAAAATATGGCCAACACCTGCTTGATCTTCAATTGCCTTTACTGGAGGCATTAATGAAGAAAGCACCTCCCAAACTCAATACCTTGATTGCTTGTGGAGATGCCTTGATTCGAAATTCCGGAAAATTGCCTCATCTACCAGAAGTGGATGTTTTATGTTTGGGATTGTGGGCCAAACCAGAAGTTGCTAGTCGGCATGGGGTTTTTTTTACTCCGAGAAACAATCCCAATGAATGGGCTTTTAGCCTGCAAAAACCTAAGCAAGCGGAAATTCTCGATCTGATAGATGAATACCATTATTTAATTGATCTGGGAATCTGGCTCCTTAGCGATAAAGCCGTAAAACTTCTTTTTAAAAAATGTGGATGGGAGGGGAAAAGCCAGGAGTTTAAACAGGTACACCCGAATTACTATGACCTATACGGAGAATTTGGTTTGTATTTAGGAAATGAACCCCAACTCAAAGATCCAGAAATACAAGAGCTTTCCTGTGCAGTAGTCAGGCTTTCTGAAGGGGAGTTTTATCATTTTGGGCGAACGGATGAACTGATTCATTCTTCCATTGCCTTGCGCAACCTTCATCCGGTTCCGGATAAAGAAAAAATCAAATCCATCAAGAATCCTCGTGTCTTTACCCAAAATTCTCGGATTGATATTCCCCTGAATAGCTTTCAGGATAATATTTGGATAGAGAATAGCCATGTTTCTGAAGGATGGAAACTGGGGCGACGGCATATGATAAGTGGAATTCCTGAAAATGAATGGACCCTGCACTTTCAGGACGATGTTTGTCTGGACATTGTGCCCATAGGAGAAAATCAGTTCTGTTTGAGGCCCTATGGATTTTCAGATCTCTTTAAAGCTCGAATAAAAGAGGCGAATTGGATGGGAAATAGTCTTTGGTACTGGTTGAAAAAAAGAAGCATTGATAAAAACCAGCTGGATTGGGATTTGGAAAGGGACATCCAAAAAACGGCCCTTTTTCCTTTGATAGAAAGAAGTGAAATGGATGCTGACTTCATTCAATGGATGATTGATCCTGAACCCAAGGTAAATGATGCATTTACCGCATTATGGTTAAGAGAACGATTGACGGCTGAGGATTTGAGCAATCAGGCAAATTTAACGCGCCTGTACAATCAGCGGGATTTGTTCAAAAAGGAAAACCTCGAACAACTACTGAAAAAAACTTCAATCCGCTGGATCAGTCGATTGGATTTGGCGGCATTGGCAGAAGAATACAAAAGATTGGGGATAGTGCCTGATGGGACGGAGGCTTTACCCAAAAAAGCGGGCATGGATAAGATTCATACCGCTATGTTCATGTATCAATATCTCAGGGATAAAAACGAAGATCAGGCCAGACTTTGGGAAGCAGAAGCTTTTGCTGCTTTAAGAGGCTTGATTAAAGGCAAGCACAAGAAGAATCGGCAAAACCCTAAAAGAAAATTGCTGGAAGATCAGCTCATCATTACTCGTGCTCCCTTACGCATGGATTTGGCAGGAGGATGGAGTGATACTCCCCCTTATTGCCTGAATTATGGAGGGCAAGTACTGAATGTAGCCATCAATATCAATGGGCAAGCTCCTATTGAAGTGATCGTAAAAGCAAGTGGAAAAGACCACTTTAAGCTCAATAGTATTGATCAGGGTTTGCAGGAAGAAGTGGATTCATTTGACTCCTTGAGCAAATACGATCAATTGGGAGAAGCATTCGCTATTCCCAAAGCTGCCCTTGCGCTGGCTGGATTTCTTCCTGCATATGCCAAACATCCCGAAGAGAATCTCGCTTCACAAATCCAGCGGGCAGGAGGAGGGCTTGAGATCAATTTACTTGCTGCTGTACCCAAAGGCTCAGGGCTGGGGACCAGTAGCATTCTGGCTACAGCAGTTCTTGCGGGTATTTCTGAAGCCTACAAACTGGGATGGTCGAAAATGGAAATTGGGAACAAAGTTCTCATCCTGGAGCAGATGCTAACAAGCGGAGGCGGCTGGCAAGATCAATATGGAGGCTTATTCCCGGGAGTAAAATACCTGGAAACCAGACCTGGAAAAAATCAGAGCCCGGAAATTCATTATGTTGAAGGGAGTAAGTGGGAAGAGGCTGAATACTCGGATCGTTTACTGCTTTATTATACCGGCATTACCCGAATTGCACATAATATCCTGGGAGAGATCGTAAGAGGCATGTTTTTGAACTCCGAAGAACACCTACAGCATCTTCACCGGATTTTTCAACATGGGAGAGAAACCTATGAACTGGCGATTCATGGCAATTATGAAAGATTTGCGAAAATGGTCGCTAAATCCTGGGAATTAAATAAAGCCCTGGATTCCGGAACCAATCCTCCTCAGGTTGAGCAGATTATGAAACAGATTGAGCCTCATATCTATGGAGCAAAACTCCTGGGAGCAGGTGGCGGAGGCTTTTTATTTATCATGGCAAAGGGAAAAGAGGAAGCTGACAAGGTCAAAGAAACACTCCAAAAATCTCCTCCTAATAAACAGGCGAGGTTCGTAGATTTCTCCGTTTCCAAAAAGGGATTGCAGATAATCAGAACTTAA
- a CDS encoding solute:sodium symporter family transporter, with protein MIQFLSFLAFTAFVAAYATWKLRKDPLNTRDGYFLGGRSLTGIVIAGSMLLTNISTEHLIGMNGSSYKNGAIIISWEVTSTLALIVTALYFAPRYLKMGLTTIPEFLEKRFDGVTRTLIALLLIISFVCTLLPIVLYTGAINIESIFELSDLLEISKSQGLWVTVLVVGTIGAIYAIFGGLKMVAYTDTLNGYGLLIAGLAVPFIALWNIGEGSILEGLSKVYNHAPEKFNVISNEVSVGEGSRDSILPFEVLFTGLIINQLYFWCMNQTLVQRVFGAVSLKEAQKGLLYTGILKILIPLVIVLPGIIGYYYFGDTYYGDQDSIYPLLVKKVLPLWATGFFVAVIVGAILSTFNSALNSAATIFSLDLYKKYVQPDASESRIVWIGKATSAVLAIFAIGIAPLVANAPEGLYQLLQQLNGIFFIPMASVILAGFFFKRVSAGGAKAGLIFGLTFYVMMYYVFEVNMHFIHIWGIEFLLNVLVMHLFSLIYPRQNNFVITDIGVVDIAEWKYAKIVSAVLVVITLLIYVLLGTNV; from the coding sequence ATGATTCAATTTCTCAGCTTTCTGGCATTTACAGCCTTCGTTGCTGCATATGCTACCTGGAAATTGCGCAAGGATCCGCTTAATACCCGAGATGGCTATTTTCTGGGAGGAAGAAGTTTGACGGGCATTGTTATCGCTGGATCCATGTTGCTGACCAACATTTCTACTGAGCACCTCATCGGTATGAATGGTTCCTCTTATAAAAATGGTGCAATAATCATTTCCTGGGAAGTTACTTCTACTCTGGCTTTGATTGTGACGGCCCTTTATTTTGCCCCTCGCTATTTGAAGATGGGGCTCACTACTATTCCAGAGTTTCTGGAGAAACGCTTTGATGGAGTAACCCGTACCCTGATCGCCTTATTACTGATTATATCTTTTGTATGTACCCTGCTCCCCATCGTTTTATATACGGGAGCTATAAATATTGAAAGTATTTTCGAGCTCTCAGACCTTCTGGAAATTAGTAAAAGCCAGGGGCTTTGGGTAACGGTTTTAGTCGTAGGAACCATCGGAGCCATTTACGCCATTTTCGGTGGCCTGAAAATGGTCGCATATACCGATACCTTAAATGGATATGGATTATTGATTGCGGGACTTGCAGTACCCTTTATTGCCCTTTGGAACATTGGGGAAGGAAGCATACTGGAAGGTTTGTCAAAGGTCTATAATCATGCCCCCGAAAAATTCAATGTAATTAGCAATGAAGTTTCAGTTGGCGAAGGCTCTAGGGATTCAATCCTCCCTTTTGAGGTATTATTCACCGGTCTTATCATCAACCAATTGTATTTCTGGTGTATGAATCAGACCCTGGTTCAGCGAGTGTTTGGAGCAGTTAGTTTAAAAGAAGCCCAAAAAGGGCTCTTGTATACAGGAATTCTCAAAATTTTGATCCCGCTTGTGATTGTATTGCCTGGCATCATCGGATATTATTATTTCGGAGATACCTATTACGGTGATCAGGATAGTATTTATCCCTTATTGGTAAAAAAGGTCTTACCGCTTTGGGCGACAGGATTTTTCGTGGCAGTTATTGTCGGGGCAATCCTGAGTACCTTCAATAGTGCCCTCAATAGTGCGGCCACGATTTTTAGTCTGGATCTGTATAAGAAGTATGTTCAACCAGATGCCTCCGAAAGTCGCATCGTTTGGATAGGAAAAGCTACCTCTGCTGTATTGGCCATATTTGCTATCGGGATTGCCCCTTTAGTTGCCAATGCCCCGGAAGGATTATATCAACTTCTCCAACAATTGAATGGCATATTCTTTATCCCGATGGCCAGTGTTATTTTGGCAGGATTTTTCTTCAAAAGAGTATCTGCAGGTGGGGCTAAAGCGGGCCTGATATTCGGCCTGACTTTCTATGTAATGATGTATTATGTCTTTGAGGTAAACATGCATTTTATCCATATCTGGGGGATAGAGTTTTTGTTGAATGTGCTGGTTATGCATCTCTTCTCCCTCATTTATCCTCGTCAAAACAATTTTGTGATTACAGATATAGGAGTGGTGGATATTGCAGAATGGAAATATGCCAAAATCGTAAGTGCAGTATTGGTGGTAATTACCCTATTGATTTATGTCTTACTCGGTACCAATGTCTAA